The Candidatus Woesearchaeota archaeon genome has a segment encoding these proteins:
- a CDS encoding DUF11 domain-containing protein, with translation MRLTYYILIILCILSTNAVVATTLFEGEKLENEFFTLEGEQMQFDYYPSAERISWNAFGTWTQIDKGECKVIQKFDICFEAVGDTVEDEEKGTRYLIELTISDLAPKLNVELEADDERVDIDQEIEITATITNEGNSAATGVTFTMNFPSTVEVLSSTAVKNANTVTWQGNLDPGEEKEIITTLELEEFSDFSVQAEVTSTINAKASKVQSNVLDISVNLPYELDMDYSDTTLKKNDFFDLELSLDNTGDDVIEFNDLVLSYPSAVKLISKPSGWIEVDNELRLDKTFEPGDDASYSFTFQALADGEYKMNISAHAELPDFDINSVFSQDITVLSKDVVATIEVPDMVKELEDYVVKATLENLLDEDVLVTYELSSDAFINIYKKTLSIDAGESVVILDQHFKAPEVDASKDYVVVLEVTSGTQTQTITKTFTVTPRKELLEFREEVDVDGDEAYVVVYAKNLDMKELEQVELIDEAPSPVKITGTRFAELTLPVGETKVYEYFVRSEDGEDVTITHIANVDTDDGLYVLEKQFTLSFNASSSVEDSNGAVEEDEIGATTTRDDEVADKELDSTRSEGATGEDTKGVSDVISKPDQTSREEDDVPRGFFSSFLERVTHFFSTIFG, from the coding sequence ATGAGGTTGACCTACTACATTCTCATCATTTTGTGCATTCTGAGCACAAACGCGGTCGTTGCAACTACTCTTTTTGAGGGCGAGAAACTTGAAAACGAATTCTTCACCCTTGAAGGCGAACAAATGCAATTTGATTACTACCCTTCTGCCGAGCGCATCTCTTGGAACGCATTTGGCACATGGACACAAATTGACAAAGGAGAATGCAAAGTTATTCAAAAATTTGACATTTGTTTTGAAGCTGTGGGCGATACGGTAGAGGATGAAGAGAAGGGAACGCGTTACCTCATCGAGCTTACTATATCAGATCTTGCACCTAAACTTAACGTAGAACTTGAAGCGGATGATGAGAGAGTAGATATTGATCAAGAAATTGAAATAACTGCCACAATCACTAATGAAGGAAACTCCGCTGCAACAGGTGTAACGTTCACCATGAACTTCCCATCAACAGTAGAGGTACTTTCCTCAACTGCTGTTAAAAATGCGAATACTGTAACGTGGCAAGGAAACCTGGATCCTGGAGAGGAAAAAGAAATTATCACCACGTTGGAGCTTGAAGAGTTTTCTGACTTCTCAGTACAAGCAGAAGTTACAAGCACAATCAACGCAAAAGCTTCCAAAGTACAATCAAACGTTCTTGACATCAGTGTGAATCTTCCTTATGAACTTGATATGGACTATTCCGATACGACGCTTAAAAAGAATGATTTTTTTGACCTTGAACTCTCCCTTGATAACACCGGAGATGATGTTATTGAGTTTAATGACCTTGTTCTTTCATATCCTTCTGCAGTTAAGCTCATCTCTAAACCGTCCGGGTGGATTGAAGTGGATAATGAACTCAGGCTCGACAAGACTTTTGAGCCAGGAGATGATGCAAGTTATTCCTTTACATTCCAAGCCCTTGCAGATGGCGAATATAAAATGAATATCAGCGCTCATGCAGAACTTCCGGACTTTGACATCAACTCAGTCTTTAGCCAAGACATCACCGTTCTTTCAAAAGACGTAGTAGCAACAATTGAAGTTCCGGATATGGTAAAAGAGCTTGAAGACTACGTAGTCAAAGCGACTCTTGAGAACCTTCTTGACGAGGATGTTCTTGTAACCTATGAACTCTCTTCTGATGCATTTATCAACATCTACAAGAAAACGCTTTCCATAGATGCGGGGGAGAGTGTGGTAATTCTCGACCAACACTTCAAAGCACCAGAAGTGGATGCTTCAAAAGACTACGTGGTAGTTCTTGAAGTAACTTCTGGCACGCAGACACAAACAATCACGAAAACATTCACCGTAACTCCTCGCAAAGAACTCCTTGAATTCAGAGAAGAGGTAGACGTTGATGGGGATGAGGCTTATGTCGTAGTCTATGCAAAAAATCTTGATATGAAGGAACTTGAACAAGTAGAGCTCATTGATGAAGCGCCTTCCCCTGTTAAAATCACAGGGACGCGGTTTGCAGAGTTGACGTTACCTGTGGGTGAGACGAAAGTGTACGAATACTTCGTACGCTCTGAAGATGGAGAAGATGTGACCATCACTCATATTGCTAATGTTGACACTGACGATGGCCTCTACGTGCTTGAAAAACAATTCACTCTTTCCTTTAATGCATCTTCGTCGGTAGAAGATTCCAATGGAGCGGTCGAAGAGGATGAAATAGGCGCAACAACTACAAGAGATGATGAAGTTGCTGATAAGGAACTTGATTCTACAAGGAGTGAGGGTGCTACAGGAGAAGATACCAAGGGAGTTTCTGATGTTATTTCAAAACCGGATCAAACCTCTCGGGAAGAAGATGATGTTCCTAGAGGGTTTTTCTCAAGTTTTCTTGAGCGCGTTACTCATTTTTTCTCAACAATTTTTGGGTAA
- a CDS encoding DNA methylase, translating to MHISKKSLAVELSRLKTFTSPKVVLEQYPTDSEAAATVLWAAYMRGDIEDNIVADLGAGTGILGIGAYLLGAKGVYFVEKDPDAICDLKENLARIQLDDNYTILEQDVCDVDITADIVLQNPPFGTRKEHADKLFLECAKNIAPIIYSVHKTSTLSFVKAWAKDNNYAITLQLPLHIQLKKQFPHQTKKISRADVTVVRLEKIKNS from the coding sequence ATGCATATCTCCAAAAAATCACTTGCCGTTGAACTTTCACGTCTCAAAACATTTACCTCGCCCAAAGTGGTTCTAGAACAATACCCCACGGATTCTGAAGCGGCTGCAACAGTCTTATGGGCTGCGTACATGCGAGGGGACATTGAAGATAACATCGTTGCAGACCTTGGGGCTGGAACAGGTATTCTAGGAATTGGAGCGTATCTTCTTGGCGCAAAAGGTGTGTATTTTGTTGAAAAAGACCCTGATGCGATTTGTGATCTCAAAGAGAACCTTGCACGCATACAACTTGACGACAATTATACTATTCTGGAACAAGATGTTTGCGACGTGGATATCACAGCAGATATCGTCCTACAAAATCCTCCATTTGGAACACGTAAGGAGCATGCAGACAAACTCTTTTTAGAGTGCGCAAAGAACATCGCACCAATCATCTATTCAGTTCACAAAACATCCACACTATCTTTTGTAAAAGCGTGGGCAAAAGACAACAACTACGCAATAACTCTTCAACTACCTCTTCACATCCAACTCAAAAAGCAATTTCCCCATCAAACAAAAAAGATTTCTCGTGCAGATGTCACCGTTGTGAGACTGGAAAAGATTAAAAATAGTTGA
- a CDS encoding DNA-directed RNA polymerase subunit L: MEINVIEDKKGRLVFELHGEGHGFCNALKSALWQQKGVKVAGYNVDHPLTGVPTFVVEADNPRAALKAAAEQLKKDLDELAKEVKKL; the protein is encoded by the coding sequence ATGGAAATCAACGTTATTGAAGATAAGAAAGGCAGACTCGTCTTTGAACTTCATGGAGAAGGTCACGGGTTCTGTAATGCGCTTAAATCAGCACTCTGGCAGCAAAAAGGTGTTAAGGTTGCAGGATACAACGTTGATCACCCACTCACCGGAGTTCCTACGTTTGTTGTTGAAGCTGATAACCCTAGAGCAGCGCTCAAGGCAGCAGCAGAGCAACTGAAAAAAGATCTTGACGAGCTTGCAAAAGAAGTAAAAAAGCTATAA
- the uppS gene encoding di-trans,poly-cis-decaprenylcistransferase: protein MHVAVILDGNRRFAKRLLKNPWEGHEYGAQKVKNLCEWCCELGVTELTLYAFSWQNRNRPKTEFNYLMKIFSSFVDEALEENSLIFERRIRINPIGRYAQVFPEDLVKRLDQLKELTQKFDRYTLNIALAYGGREEIVDAVKKVGRMIEAGTIRDEEISEELIASQLYLSSEPDIIIRTGGDHRTSNFLAWQSIYSEWFFIEKTWPEFEQEDLLEILEQFSQRERRFGK from the coding sequence CTCAAAAATCCTTGGGAAGGTCATGAATACGGCGCACAGAAGGTAAAGAATCTATGTGAGTGGTGTTGTGAATTGGGGGTTACGGAGCTTACACTCTACGCGTTTTCTTGGCAAAACCGTAACCGACCAAAAACAGAGTTCAATTACTTAATGAAGATCTTCTCTTCCTTTGTTGACGAAGCGCTTGAAGAAAATTCACTTATTTTTGAGCGTCGCATTCGCATCAACCCTATTGGTCGCTACGCACAAGTCTTTCCAGAAGATCTTGTTAAAAGACTAGACCAACTCAAGGAGCTTACTCAAAAGTTTGATCGTTATACACTTAACATTGCTCTTGCCTACGGCGGACGCGAAGAAATTGTTGATGCGGTTAAAAAAGTTGGACGCATGATAGAGGCGGGAACCATTAGAGATGAAGAAATAAGTGAAGAGCTCATTGCATCACAGCTCTACCTATCATCAGAGCCAGACATCATTATTCGAACAGGGGGAGATCACAGAACATCTAATTTCCTTGCTTGGCAGAGCATTTATTCCGAATGGTTTTTCATTGAGAAAACCTGGCCAGAGTTTGAACAAGAAGATTTACTTGAGATTCTTGAACAATTCTCACAACGAGAACGAAGATTTGGTAAGTAA